A stretch of the Musa acuminata AAA Group cultivar baxijiao chromosome BXJ2-7, Cavendish_Baxijiao_AAA, whole genome shotgun sequence genome encodes the following:
- the LOC135616850 gene encoding protein FAR1-RELATED SEQUENCE 9-like, with the protein MESTRSEGDELIEDYVECLMSLDANARPCENDNSSLATHAEDPTSIPVGIIVQPIRELAPVGTEDNKEPTLGMEFESDEAAKSFYNDYARRLGFPFRVGRSRRSKGVEEVLIMKRFVCSKEGIYRKKPSSEGTRKRERISMREGCKAMMEVIRDSDRWVVSKLEKAHNHHLGTCSRVGYLRARGFIDTSDKASIVASDAMTLLRQNAFGEGGDAQGLLDYFKRMQADNPAFFYSIQVDNNSCVTNAFWADSKARTAYGYFGDAVVFDTTYKKNKYMMPFVTFSGVNHHLQPIIFGCALLIDETEFSFIWLFETWLAAMGGRPPVSLITDQNRAMAAAIAKVFPNTCHRFCKWLILSRSKQKLAHVYSAHPTLRGELEECVIKSETIEAFEARWASVIDKYDLRKNTWLQALFNIRQKWIPLYSKDTFFAEISSMQKLETMSDLYKKYFNTKTSLKVFLTQFELAMADRFEDEAQADFETLCTKPNLKTASPIEKQASAIYTRAVFNKFQEEFVESLGYNVYKIKDGASSKFSVTRDEDSLETFIVSYNAGKKTATCSCKNFEFSGILCRHVLGVFLMIDVRVLPKEYFLQRWTRSAKVGAIMNELSAEPQNTCQESITSRYNDLCRDAIRCAEKGATSVKIYKAAKDVLKKAYDNIIAFEKSTSKGAQRDVININEEITIDDAINDQSLQDPERKVTNLLGQLLGSSWSP; encoded by the exons ATGGAGAGTACTAGAAGTGAAGGAGATGAGTTAATAGAAGATTATGTGGAATGTCTCATGTCACTGGATGCTAATGCACGCCCATGTGAGAATGATAATTCCTCCCTTGCAACTCATGCTGAAGATCCCACAAGTATTCCTGTTGGAATAATCGTGCAGCCAATAAGAGAGTTGGCACCTGTTGGTACAGAGGACAATAAAGAACCGACATTAGGTATGGAGTTTGAGTCTGATGAGGCTGCAAAGTCATTTTACAATGACTATGCCAGGCGATTGGGTTTCCCTTTCCGGGTTGGCAGGTCTCGACGTTCTAAGGGTGTTGAGGAGGTCCTTATAATGAAGAGGTTTGTGTGCTCTAAAGAAGGTATTTATCGGAAGAAACCTTCAAGTGAGGGCACGAGGAAACGTGAGAGAATATCGATGAGAGAAGGTTGCAAGGCAATGATGGAGGTGATACGTGATTCTGATAGGTGGGTGGTCTCAAAGCTTGAGaaggctcacaatcatcaccttgGGACATGTAGTCGAGTGGGctaccttcgtgcaagaggctttATTGACACCTCAGACAAGGCGAGCATAGTGGCATCAGATGCAATGACTCTACTTCGACAAAATGCTTTTGGCGAAGGTGGAGATGCTCAGGGTCTTCTAGATTACTTCAAAAGGATGCAAGCTGACAACCCTGCATTCTTTTATTCCATACAGGTTGACAACAATAGTTGTGTTACCAATGCTTTCTGGGCAGACTCTAAAGCTAGAACTGCATATGGCTACTTTGGTGATGCTGTAGTCTTTGACACAACATACAAAAAGAACAAGTACATGATGCCTTTTGTTACATTCTCTGGAGTCAACCATCACTTGCAGCCCATTATCTTTGGTTGTGCCTTGCTCATCGATGAGACTGAGTTCTCATTTATTTGGTTATTTGAAACATGGCTAGCGGCAATGGGGGGTCGCCCTCCAGTGTCATTGATTACTGATCAGAACAGGGCCATGGCAGCGGCAATTGCAAAAGTGTTCCCCAATACATGCCATCGATTTTGTAAGTGGCTTATTTTGAGTAGAAGCAAGCAGAAGTTAGCCCATGTCTATTCTGCACATCCTACTTTGAGAGGGGAATTGGAAGAATGTGTCATCAAGTCTGAAACTATTGAAGCCTTTGAAGCTAGATGGGCGTCAGTCATTGATAAATATGACCTTAGGAAGAACACATGGCTTCAGGCACTATTTAACATCCGTCAAAAATGGATTCCATTGTACTCGAAGGACACATTTTTTGCCGAAATATCCTCAATGCAGAAGTTAGAAACTATGAGTGACTTATACAAGAAATATTTTAATACGAAGACCTCGTTAAAAGTATTTCTCACACAGTTTGAATTAGCCATGGCAGACCGATTTGAGGATGAAGCACAAGCAGACTTTGAGACACTTTGTACAAAACCAAATCTAAAGACTGCCTCACCAATAGAAAAACAAGCATCAGCTATCTATACAAGAGCAGTATTTAATAAATTTCAGGAGGAATTTGTGGAGTCGTTAGGTTATAATGTTTACAAAATAAAAGATGGTGCTAGTAGCAAATTTAGTGTGACAAGGGATGAGGATTCTCTTGAGACGTTCATTGTCTCATATAATGCTGGTAAAAAAACAGCAACTTGTAGTTGCAAAAACTTTGAGTTTTCTGGCATTTTGTGTCGCCATGTTTTGGGAGTATTCTTAATGATTGATGTTCGAGTACTTCCTAAAGAGTACTTCTTGCAGCGTTGGACGAGAAGTGCAAAAGTTGGTGCTATAATGAATGAACTTAGCGCTGAGCCTCAAAATACTTGTCAAGAATCCATTACTTCACGATATAATGATCTTTGTCGTGATGCAATTAGATGTGCAGAGAAAGGGGCAACATCAGTAAAGATATATAAAGCAGCCAAAGATGTTCTAAAGAAGGCTTATGACAATATTATTGCTTTTGAAAAAAGCACTTCAAAAGGTGCACAAAGAGATGTAATCAACATTAATGAGGAAATCACTATAGATGATGCGATAAATGATCAATCTTTACAAGATCCTGAAAGAAAG GTAACTAACTTGCTTGGCCAGTTACTTGGTTCCTCTTGGTCACCGTAA
- the LOC103991053 gene encoding VQ motif-containing protein 20, with amino-acid sequence MPSSSRRELQGPRPPPLKVSRDSCRVKKPATAAALSRGEHEHEHEHREPVVVYLHTPKVFHTRPQDFMSLVQRLTGKSSSSSSSRCRTGSDLDQRGAGMDSLNDTGVGQNVGAGEGGDPLLLTLGQFSSMSSVPSPIISPSLFFCSPNTQACLQDLSPLF; translated from the coding sequence ATGCCTTCCTCCTCCCGAAGAGAGCTCCAGGGCCCAAGGCCTCCGCCACTCAAGGTGAGCAGGGATTCATGCAGAGTCAAGAAACCAGCAACGGCAGCAGCTCTCTCTCGGGGCGAGCACGAGCACGAGCACGAGCACCGCGAGCCGGTCGTCGTCTACCTGCACACGCCCAAGGTCTTCCACACCAGGCCCCAAGATTTCATGAGCCTGGTGCAACGGCTGACGGGGAAGTCATCTTCTTCGAGCTCTTCTCGCTGTAGAACCGGCTCCGATCTCGACCAGAGAGGCGCCGGAATGGACTCTCTGAATGATACTGGCGTGGGACAGAACGTCGGAGCTGGTGAAGGTGGAGACCCGTTGCTGCTCACGCTGGGCCAGTTCTCTTCCATGTCTTCCGTTCCTTCACCGATCATATCTCCAAGTCTCTTCTTTTGTTCTCCGAATACGCAGGCATGCTTGCAGGATCTTAGTCCATTATTTTGA